In Quadrisphaera sp. DSM 44207, one DNA window encodes the following:
- a CDS encoding PrsW family intramembrane metalloprotease → MPAAPANYSPAMDLGTARPVGEPPVPHPPREPGRSRLARVLLRVVAVLLLVSCGLLTLVAILGDTGPTGLVVGLLLAVVPVFPVVAVFLWLDRYEAEPRGLLLFAFGWGAFVATFAALVLNTASVEAIRAAGGDEGLVPVFVAPVVEEGAKGLAVLLVLLTRRREFDGVVDGIVYAGLAGIGFAFVENVLYLGRSLLEEGSAATAVVFVVRCLFSPFAHPLFTMATGVGLGLAASRRSPAVRVLAPLAGFVAAVLLHGLWNFSAVQGLQGFVGAYVALQVPVFLLAVAVAVAARAREGRLLRRHLGAYAASGWITGAEAAMLGSLEERRRARDWAGRTLGPGAERAMRDFQDLATELAFLRERVVRGTAPHDAPEAELRTLQAMWHLRRGFLPRPVEVR, encoded by the coding sequence GTGCCGGCAGCGCCCGCCAACTACTCTCCCGCCATGGACCTGGGCACCGCGCGTCCGGTGGGCGAGCCACCCGTCCCCCACCCCCCGCGCGAGCCCGGGCGCTCGCGCCTGGCGCGCGTCCTGCTGCGCGTGGTCGCCGTGCTGCTGCTGGTCAGCTGCGGGCTGCTGACGCTCGTCGCGATCCTCGGCGACACCGGCCCCACCGGCCTCGTCGTGGGGCTGCTGCTGGCCGTCGTCCCGGTCTTCCCCGTCGTGGCGGTGTTCCTGTGGCTGGACCGCTACGAGGCCGAGCCGCGGGGGCTGCTGCTCTTCGCCTTCGGCTGGGGCGCGTTCGTGGCGACCTTCGCGGCGCTCGTGCTCAACACCGCCTCCGTCGAGGCGATCCGCGCGGCGGGCGGCGACGAGGGCCTCGTGCCCGTCTTCGTCGCCCCCGTGGTCGAGGAGGGCGCCAAGGGCCTCGCGGTCCTCCTGGTGCTGCTGACGCGGCGGCGCGAGTTCGACGGCGTCGTCGACGGCATCGTCTACGCCGGCCTGGCCGGCATCGGCTTCGCCTTCGTCGAGAACGTCCTCTACCTCGGGCGCAGCCTCCTCGAGGAGGGCAGCGCGGCCACCGCCGTCGTCTTCGTGGTGCGCTGCCTGTTCTCTCCCTTCGCCCACCCGCTGTTCACGATGGCCACCGGGGTCGGCCTCGGCCTGGCGGCCAGCCGCCGCTCCCCGGCGGTGAGGGTGCTCGCGCCCCTGGCCGGGTTCGTCGCCGCCGTGCTGCTGCACGGCCTGTGGAACTTCTCCGCCGTCCAGGGCCTGCAGGGCTTCGTCGGGGCCTACGTGGCGCTGCAGGTGCCGGTCTTCCTCCTCGCCGTCGCGGTCGCCGTCGCCGCGCGCGCCCGCGAGGGGCGCCTGCTGCGCCGCCACCTCGGCGCCTACGCCGCCAGCGGCTGGATCACCGGCGCGGAGGCGGCGATGCTCGGCTCCCTGGAGGAGCGCCGGCGCGCCCGCGACTGGGCCGGGCGCACCTTGGGGCCGGGCGCCGAGCGGGCCATGCGCGACTTCCAGGACCTCGCCACCGAGCTGGCGTTCCTGCGCGAGCGCGTGGTGCGCGGCACGGCGCCGCACGACGCGCCGGAGGCCGAGCTGCGCACGCTGCAGGCCATGTGGCACCTGCGGCGGGGCTTCCTGCCGCGACCGGTCGAGGTGCGCTGA
- the orn gene encoding oligoribonuclease, with protein sequence MTGLDLAADALVEVAVLVTDSALTVLDDGLDVVIRPPQAALDQMRDVVRHMHTTSGLLSQLADGMSLAEAEQAVLEHVRRLVPEPRKAPLAGNSVGTDRGFLARDMPALDAHLHYRIVDVSSVKELARRWYPRAYFAAPTKAGGHRALADIHESVLELRYYREAVFVPPPGPDSAASKAAAERALAPRSATSPAPSSTASSTAPAVSPPAGTSSAPGVL encoded by the coding sequence ATGACCGGCCTGGACCTCGCCGCCGACGCCCTCGTCGAGGTCGCCGTCCTCGTCACCGACTCCGCGCTGACGGTGCTGGACGACGGCCTCGACGTCGTCATCCGGCCCCCGCAGGCGGCGCTGGACCAGATGCGCGACGTCGTCCGGCACATGCACACCACCTCGGGGCTGCTCTCGCAGCTGGCCGACGGCATGAGCCTGGCGGAGGCCGAGCAGGCCGTGCTCGAGCACGTGCGCCGGCTGGTCCCGGAGCCGCGCAAGGCCCCGCTGGCGGGCAACTCCGTCGGCACCGACCGCGGGTTCCTCGCCCGCGACATGCCGGCGCTCGACGCCCACCTGCACTACCGGATCGTCGACGTCTCCTCCGTCAAGGAGCTGGCCCGGCGCTGGTACCCGCGGGCGTACTTCGCCGCCCCCACCAAGGCCGGGGGGCACCGGGCCCTGGCGGACATCCACGAGAGCGTCCTCGAGCTGCGCTACTACCGGGAGGCGGTGTTCGTGCCGCCGCCGGGCCCGGACTCCGCAGCGTCGAAGGCGGCCGCCGAGCGGGCGCTCGCCCCGCGCTCCGCCACCTCCCCCGCCCCGTCCTCCACCGCGTCCTCGACCGCCCCCGCGGTCTCCCCTCCGGCGGGGACGTCGTCCGCGCCCGGAGTGCTCTAG
- a CDS encoding EAL domain-containing protein — protein sequence MGPAASTGALEDVLEGAAVTPVFQPLVDLTSGDVVGYEALARGPRGSRLELPDALFTAARRAGLVRELDWLCRRRAVDAARSVAFRHPLSLFVNAEPAGLAGPPGEDALAWRDMSDLRCYAEITERALGEHPAAVLRAADRVREQDWGIALDDIGADPASLALMPVLEPDVLKLDAALLAPGAGAGAAQVLHAVLAQAERTGAVVVAEGIETAEQHDLVRALGVGLGQGHLLGAPAELPGTLDFPTRALPMLPRLVDRAVPLTPFAIVSSSTGTRRLPGGAVRAVVEQLLDQAPRVDPAALVLTAGGPADAAGGTAGGTADGTAGGTALVTTSTSRGTTVLSAAVRPVVQWSGLERRADPPADPLLHDWDAVVLGPGFAAALVARPASSTPEPADEWHAVLTFDRDLVVRCAASLLARVP from the coding sequence GTGGGTCCTGCAGCGAGCACCGGCGCTCTCGAGGACGTCCTCGAGGGCGCCGCCGTCACGCCGGTGTTCCAGCCGCTGGTCGACCTCACCTCCGGTGACGTCGTCGGGTACGAGGCGCTCGCGCGCGGGCCGCGAGGCAGCCGCCTGGAGCTGCCCGACGCGCTGTTCACCGCCGCCCGCCGGGCGGGCCTGGTGCGCGAGCTGGACTGGCTGTGCCGGCGCCGCGCCGTCGACGCGGCGCGCTCGGTCGCCTTCCGCCACCCGCTGTCGCTGTTCGTCAACGCCGAGCCGGCGGGGCTGGCCGGCCCGCCGGGCGAGGACGCGCTGGCCTGGCGCGACATGAGCGACCTGCGCTGCTACGCCGAGATCACCGAGCGCGCCCTGGGCGAGCACCCGGCCGCCGTGCTGCGGGCGGCGGACCGCGTGCGCGAGCAGGACTGGGGGATCGCCCTGGACGACATCGGCGCCGACCCGGCGTCGCTGGCGCTGATGCCCGTGCTCGAGCCGGACGTGCTCAAGCTGGACGCCGCCCTGCTGGCGCCCGGCGCCGGCGCGGGCGCGGCGCAGGTGCTGCACGCGGTGCTGGCGCAGGCGGAGCGCACGGGCGCCGTCGTCGTGGCCGAGGGCATCGAGACCGCCGAGCAGCACGACCTCGTCCGCGCCCTGGGCGTCGGGCTGGGGCAGGGCCACCTGCTGGGCGCGCCCGCGGAGCTGCCCGGCACCCTCGACTTCCCCACCCGGGCGCTGCCGATGCTGCCGCGCCTGGTCGACCGGGCCGTGCCGCTGACGCCCTTCGCCATCGTCTCGAGCTCGACGGGCACCCGCCGACTGCCCGGGGGCGCCGTGCGCGCGGTGGTCGAGCAGCTGCTCGACCAGGCGCCGCGCGTGGACCCGGCCGCCCTCGTGCTCACCGCCGGCGGACCCGCCGACGCCGCTGGTGGCACCGCTGGTGGCACTGCTGATGGCACCGCTGGCGGCACCGCGCTGGTGACGACCTCGACCTCGCGCGGCACGACCGTGCTCAGCGCCGCCGTGCGGCCCGTGGTGCAGTGGAGCGGCCTCGAGCGGCGCGCGGACCCGCCCGCGGACCCCCTGCTGCACGACTGGGACGCCGTGGTGCTCGGGCCGGGGTTCGCCGCGGCGCTGGTGGCCCGCCCGGCGTCCTCGACCCCGGAGCCGGCGGACGAGTGGCACGCGGTGCTGACCTTCGACCGCGACCTCGTGGTGCGCTGCGCGGCGTCCCTGCTCGCCCGCGTGCCCTGA